In Paenibacillus ihbetae, the following are encoded in one genomic region:
- a CDS encoding nucleotide sugar dehydrogenase, which yields MDTYQNIADRVDKLAVVGLGYVGLPLAVAFAKKVDVIGFDLNSEKVMQYRNGIDATGELELELAGCTAEFTSDPEKLKEARCFIVAVPTPVKSGNVPDLKFVRDASRLIGRVLAPGSIVVYESTVYPGVTEDVCIPILEEESGLAFGTDFKVGYSPERINPGDRVHRLENIVKIVSGSDPEALETVARLYELIIEAGVHRAESIKVAEAAKVIENAQRDINIAFMNELSMLFNEMDIDTNAVLRAAGTKWNFLPFRPGLVGGHCIGIDPYYLTYKAEDSGYHSKIILAGRHINDGMGKYIAQQVIKLAVQKGLDISHAKVAVLGLTFKEDCRDIRNSKVIDIIRELQDYGVQPLVVDPCADGKQAYKEYGIELTALEELQDIQVAIVAVAHSEFKQLGITEYTEMFGSGQANIMIDVKGIYPRSLFENNGFHYWSL from the coding sequence ATGGATACTTATCAAAACATCGCGGACCGTGTTGATAAATTGGCGGTGGTGGGGCTCGGATACGTCGGGCTTCCGCTGGCCGTGGCCTTTGCCAAGAAGGTTGATGTTATCGGCTTCGATCTGAATTCGGAGAAGGTCATGCAGTACCGAAACGGCATCGACGCGACAGGGGAGCTGGAGCTTGAGCTGGCCGGATGCACGGCGGAGTTTACATCCGATCCGGAAAAACTGAAGGAGGCCCGCTGTTTCATCGTAGCGGTCCCGACGCCGGTCAAGAGCGGGAACGTGCCCGATCTGAAATTCGTGCGCGATGCGAGCCGTTTGATCGGCCGCGTGCTTGCACCGGGATCGATCGTTGTGTATGAATCGACCGTATACCCTGGGGTCACCGAGGATGTGTGCATCCCGATCCTGGAAGAGGAGTCGGGGCTTGCCTTCGGAACGGATTTCAAGGTCGGGTATTCTCCGGAACGCATCAATCCGGGGGATCGGGTGCATCGGCTGGAGAATATCGTAAAGATCGTCTCGGGCAGCGATCCGGAAGCGCTGGAGACGGTAGCGCGGCTCTATGAGCTCATTATCGAGGCGGGCGTGCACCGGGCCGAGAGCATCAAAGTCGCTGAGGCGGCCAAGGTGATCGAGAATGCCCAGCGGGATATCAACATCGCCTTCATGAACGAGCTGTCCATGCTGTTCAACGAGATGGATATCGATACGAATGCCGTACTGCGGGCAGCCGGGACAAAGTGGAATTTCCTGCCGTTCCGGCCCGGTCTGGTCGGCGGGCACTGTATCGGAATCGATCCGTACTACCTGACTTACAAAGCAGAGGATAGCGGGTATCATTCAAAAATCATACTGGCCGGAAGACATATTAACGACGGCATGGGCAAATACATCGCGCAGCAGGTCATCAAGCTGGCCGTCCAGAAAGGGCTGGACATCAGCCACGCCAAGGTGGCTGTGCTGGGGCTTACCTTTAAAGAGGATTGCCGCGATATCCGCAACTCCAAGGTGATCGATATTATCCGGGAGCTGCAGGATTACGGCGTGCAGCCGCTGGTCGTGGACCCTTGCGCCGACGGCAAGCAGGCCTATAAGGAGTACGGGATTGAACTGACCGCTTTGGAGGAGCTGCAGGACATTCAGGTTGCGATCGTAGCGGTTGCGCACAGCGAGTTCAAACAGCTTGGAAT